From a region of the Actinomadura luzonensis genome:
- a CDS encoding pyridoxamine 5'-phosphate oxidase family protein, translating to MKLDSSGLQVLTEAECLRLLASAPIGRIVFTDRALPAVQPVTFCLDGDAIVIRTGLGSKLAAATRRTVVAFEVDDYDPVLRTGWSVSVVGHADAVTDPAEMSRLAMLPIEPWAPGSRDHFIRVRVEQVSGRRITRGHSN from the coding sequence ATGAAACTCGATTCGTCCGGACTCCAGGTGCTCACCGAGGCGGAGTGCCTGCGCCTGCTCGCCTCGGCGCCCATCGGCCGGATCGTCTTCACCGACCGGGCGCTGCCGGCGGTGCAGCCCGTCACGTTCTGCCTCGACGGCGACGCGATCGTCATCCGCACCGGCCTCGGCTCCAAGCTGGCCGCCGCCACCCGCCGGACCGTGGTCGCCTTCGAGGTCGACGACTACGACCCGGTGCTGCGTACCGGATGGTCGGTGAGCGTGGTCGGGCACGCCGACGCCGTCACCGACCCCGCCGAGATGTCCCGCCTGGCCATGCTGCCGATCGAGCCGTGGGCGCCGGGCAGCCGCGACCACTTCATCCGGGTGCGCGTGGAGCAGGTCAGCGGCCGCCGGATCACAAGGGGACACTCCAACTGA